The Coffea arabica cultivar ET-39 chromosome 1e, Coffea Arabica ET-39 HiFi, whole genome shotgun sequence genome has a window encoding:
- the LOC140016763 gene encoding uncharacterized protein, which translates to MEVMKSHLCGGIVESYTRWVYHGERFEDSDEDEDDNIVLDEENSESDDIQEMLNGVGTANFGENWRNSGEHNRDIPNKQEGEASKFLRLLSEAEKSLYPGCDKYSKLSFVVHILHLKTMNRWTCKSIDMLLKFLIQVFPMASIPSSYYDAKNLIRELGLKCEKIHACENDCALYWKENESLDHCPNEKCKAPRYKSPGSKIPRKVLRYFPLKSRLQRLFINKEIAQDMRWHKERRVPKENTMTHPADSIAWKEFDNSHPSFAEDSRNVRLGLSTDGFNPYGNMNNAYSIWPVLIGNDMDIFFRPLIDELKEFFDTGFETYDAAVGEKFMLRAALLWTISDFPAYAYLSGWSTKGYKACPICLDDTTSVYLRNGLKCCYMGHRRFLPADHKWRRERKSFNGKSDLRQPVRTLSGEEIFEQLQEFDQMVFGKAPELLKEKKRKRMQNQSNWLKKSIFFELPYWSTNKIRHNLDIMHIVKNVCEILLATVMGTGHKNRDTWQAREDLKEMRLREELHLQTQGDSKVMPAACYTLSRSEKQKLCQFLSSLKFPDGFASNISHCVKPKECQISGMKSHDYHVFLQRLLPLAIRGMLPKDVSQTLVELSNFFRKICSRTLYVDELDAQEKNIVVILCKLEKIFPPNFFDVMVHLMVHLPAEAKLAGPAQYRWMFPFERKMGQYKGYVHNRARPEGCIVERYLDDECLTFISRYLHNVPTIFNEPERNTERFEAAGKLSIFSGMARPFGAATFCCLSESELMKIHLFILKNCEEIDDYIRMHKELLQQQNVSNVEQMHDLEFPKWFEDRVTYMHTQGRCCDELLSLAKGLDFRVIKYPGCNVNGFRFHTKTREVDRKTQNSGIMVKGEHADVEINFYGAITDILEVEYSFSQSRVVLFKCDWWDLKNSSCLKIDKQSNLSSVNLSKKWYIDQPFVFASQAEQVFYVKDMRLGGDWHVVESVCPRSSYAVLEKDEDKSCEEEQVYQEDYLEDLIGVQENVDLSNLKRGDMLADEAVETGILNSDSSAKHARKMDDFFVDDDEIQQLSSSEDESEKFVESDDYESD; encoded by the exons ATGGAGGTCATGAAAAGTCATTTGTGTGGGGGAATTGTTGAGAGCTATACTAGGTGGGTATATCATGGTGAAAGGTTTGAGGATTCTGATGAGGATGAAGATGATAACATAGTTTTAGATGAAGAAAACAGTGAGTCAGATGATATTCAAGAAATGTTAAATGGCGTTGGTACTGCAAACTTTGGCGAGAATTGGAGAAATTCGGGGGAACATAATAGGGATATACCAAATAAGCAAGAGGGGGAAGCAAGTAAGTTTCTTAGATTATTATCTGAAGCTGAAAAAAGTCTCTACCCGGGTTGTGATAAGTACTCAAAACTTTCCTTTGTTGTCCATATccttcatttgaaaactatgaaTCGGTGGACTTGCAAATCCATCGATATGCTGCTGAAATTCCTCATTCAAGTCTTCCCCATGGCATCAATTCCTAGCTCATACTATGATGCAAAAAATTTAATTCGTGAGCTAGGACTCAAGTGTGAAAAAATACATGCATGTGAAAATGATTGTGCACTTTattggaaagaaaatgaaagcctCGATCACTGCCCAAATGAAAAATGTAAAGCACCTCGTTATAAATCCCCGGGTTCTAAAATTCCTAGAAAAGTGCTTCGCTATTTCCCCTTAAAGTCAAGGTTGCAAAGACTATTCATAAACAAGGAGATAGCTCAAGATATGAGGTGGCATAAAGAGAGACGCGTTCCCAAGGAAAACACAATGACACACCCTGCTGACTCAATAGCTTGGAAGGAGTTTGATAACAGTCACCCATCTTTTGCCGAAGATTCTCGTAATGTTAGGTTGGGGCTTTCAACTGATGGTTTCAATCCCTATGGAAACATGAATAATGCATATAGTATATGGCCT GTCCTAATAGGAAATGATATGGATATATTTTTTAGGCCTCTAATTGATGAGTTGAAAGAGTTTTTTGACACTGGCTTTGAGACTTATGATGCAGCCGTGGGAGAAAAATTTATGTTACGGGCTGCTCTATTGTGGACTATAAGTGATTTTCCAGCATATGCCTATTTGTCAGGGTGGAGTACGAAAGGTTATAAGGCCTGTCCTATTTGTTTAGATGATACAACCAGTGTATATCTGAGAAATGGATTAAAATGTTGCTATATGGGGCACCGGCGATTTTTGCCAGCGGACCATAAATGGCGCAGAGAAAGAAAGTCATTTAATGGCAAGAGTGATCTTAGACAGCCTGTTAGAACTTTATCCGGTGAAGAAATCTTTGAACAACTTCAAGAGTTTGATCAAATGGTGTTTGGTAAGGCACCTGAATTGcttaaagagaagaaaagaaaacgcatgcaaaatcagtcaaattggTTGAAGAAAAGCATTTTTTTTGAGCTGCCATATTGGAGTACTAACAAAATTAGACACAACTTGGACATTATGCATATCGTGAAGAATGTGTGTGAAATTTTGTTGGCTACAGTGATGGGTACGGGACACAAAAATAGGGACACTTGGCAAGCTAGAGAGGATTTGAAGGAAATGAGATTGAGGGAAGAATTGCATCTTCAAACTCAAGGGGATTCAAAGGTGATGCCCGCTGCATGCTACACTCTTTCACGCAGCGAAAAACAAAAACTATGCCAGTTTTTGAGCTCACTCAAGTTCCCCGATGGATTTGCCTCAAACATATCTCATTGTGTTAAGCCAAAAGAGTGCCAAATTTCAGGGATGAAGAGTCATGATTATCATGTATTCTTGCAACGTCTACTTCCATTAGCAATTAGAGGCATGCTGCCAAAGGATGTTTCCCAAACTTTGGTAGAACTAAGCaatttttttaggaaaatttgTTCCAGGACTCTTTATGTAGATGAGTTAGATGCACAGGAGAAAAACATTGTTGTAATACTCTGCAAActtgaaaaaattttccctcCAAATTTCTTCGATGTAATGGTCCATTTAATGGTCCATTTACCTGCTGAAGCAAAACTTGCTGGCCCAGCACAATACCGGTGGATGTTCCCATTTGAGAG AAAAATGGGTCAATACAAAGGTTATGTGCACAACAGAGCTCGACCGGAAGGATGCATTGTTGAGCGTTACTTGGATGATGAATGTCTAACATTCATTTCTAGGTACTTGCACAATGTTCCTACAATATTTAATGAACCAGAAAGAAACACCGAACGCTTTGAGGCTGCTGGAAAGTTGTCTATTTTTTCTGGAATGGCTCGGCCTTTTGGGGCAGCAACATTTTGTTGCTTAAGTGAATCAGAGTTGATGAAAATACATTTATTCATCTTGAAAAATTGTGAAGAAATTGATGATTACATAAG GATGCACAAAGAATTGCTTCAGCAGCAAAATGTGTCGAATGTAGAGCAGATGCACGATTTAGAGTTTCCAAAGTGGTTTGAAGATCGT GTCACTTACATGCATACACAAGGCAGATGCTGTGATGAATTGTTGTCTTTGGCCAAAGGACTGGATTTTAGAGTGATCAAATATCCTGGTTGTAATGTCAATGGGTTTAGATTTCATACCAAAACACGTGAGGTAGACAGAAAAACCCAGAATAGTGGCATTATGGTGAAGGGTGAGCATGCTGATGTAGAAATAAACTTCTATGGTGCTATTACAGATATCTTAGAGGTTGAATACTCCTTCAGTCAAAGCCGAGTAGTTCTGTTCAAGTGTGATTGGTGGGACTTGAAAAATAGCTCATGTCTTAAAATAGACAAACAGAGTAATCTAAGCAGCGtcaatttgtcaaaaaaatggTATATAGACCAGCCATTTGTATTCGCTTCCCAAGCCGAACAGGTCTTTTACGTAAAGGATATGAGGCTTGGAGGTGATTGGCATGTTGTCGAGTCAGTCTGTCCACGTTCATCATATGCTGTTCTTGAAAAGGATGAGGATAAATCATGTGAAGAAGAACAAGTTTACCAAGAAGATTATCTTGAAGACCTAATTGGGGTTCAAGAGAATGTCgatttgtctaacttgaaaagAGGTGATATGCTAGCTGATGAAGCTGTAGAAACTGGCATCCTAAATTCTGATTCTTCAGCTAAACATGCCAGGAAAATGGATGATTTTTTTGTTGATGATGATGAGATTCAGCAATTGAGCTCGAGTGAAgatgaaagtgaaaaatttgTAGAAAGTGATGACTATGAGTCTGACTAA